DNA from Agathobaculum sp. NTUH-O15-33:
TGTTTTTCAACTCCAATATCACAACCGGCATTCAGGTGGCGCAAGCGCGCGGGGTCATCTTGCTCGCACTGGCGCAGAAGGGGCTGCACCCGGCTTCCTATACGCCAAGTCAGGTCAAGCAGTCGGTCGTGGGCTATGGCAAAGCCGAAAAGAAGCAGGTGATGGAAATGACCAAGAACATTCTGCACCTGACCAGCATCCCACGGCCGGACGACGCGGCGGATGCGCTGGCGCTCGCCATTTGCCACGGGC
Protein-coding regions in this window:
- the ruvC gene encoding crossover junction endodeoxyribonuclease RuvC, which produces MTIIGIDPGYGTIGYGVVRYEKFQFTPVQYGAIKTSPGMPMHLRLAEIYDDLCTLLDTFHPDEASIEELFFNSNITTGIQVAQARGVILLALAQKGLHPASYTPSQVKQSVVGYGKAEKKQVMEMTKNILHLTSIPRPDDAADALALAICHGHSAGSIRYHER